In Thalassoglobus sp. JC818, the genomic stretch TACCGTTTAACAGTCGCTCGGAGTTTCTCAGACAGATCAATGTATTGATGATCTGATGAAGCAGATAAAACTTGACCTGCAGCTGGATGTCGTATTCAACGTTTCCGTCGTGATCTCCGATCGGCGATTCGACTTCCCGATCCCAGACGCTCTCCATCAGCTCTGCGAGATCAATTTGCCAACGCTGCGACTGGCGGTGCCAACTGATCAAGGCATCGACGGTTTGTTCATCAAACTGATAGTTCTCTTCGGATTCAAAGCTGGCACGAGCGAATGAAGCAGCGGCCATCTGCCACAGTTGCCCAACCGCATTCAGAAATTTGAGTCGTGGTTCCAACTCACGGTTGAGGGCTTCGAACTCACCCTGATTGGAGCCGGAATCGTCATCGACAGTGTCGCTCCACTGGCCATCTTCGGCGCTGTCGCGGAAGACCATTCCGTCATACGCAGCGCTGAAGAGTTCATCTTCCCCGTCTGCTTCTTCAAAGTCTTCTTCGTCGTCGAGTTCACCAAACTCAAGTTCACCCGGCATGATCTGTTGATCATCGGTCGACGTTCGACGAATGATCGGAACGGACCACCATTCCTCAGCGTTGGCTTCCAGGAATGCGAACATCCTTCGGATCGAAGCTGCCGACTGATCGGGTGGGACAGGGGCATCATCATCGCCCGTCGCGAGTTTCATCCATCGGATGAGAAGTGAGAAAATCGAGTGCTGTGGAGACTCAAAACCGACTTCTTCCATTTGGCTCAGCCATTGCATGAGCAAGCCCATGGCAGCGACGCTGTCTTTCTTCGACAGGAGAGCATCGACCACAAGAGCGTATGACTGAGCCGACTGAAACTGGTCGACACGTTCGCGCCAGAAGGAGATGTCGCCGGCGGATTCCCCAGCACTGCGCCAGGCTTTCAGCGCTTCTGCGACGTGTGTCGCGGATTCCCAACTTTCGTGACCGTCGACATCCGGCAAATCTTCGATGACGTCGCTTCCAAACTTGTCCCACCAGTGGGCCAGCCGTTCAAAGACGACGGATATTTCTTCTCGCTGGGTCTGCAATCCTTTCGCACCCGCTTCTCCCAAAGTTCGGGAAAAGACGTTGAAGGTTGCTTCCATCAATCCCATCAGGATTTCGATGCGGCTGTCTGGGATCGAGTCTTCCCGGGCTGTGAACAGGGGAAACTGCCCCTGGAATCCGAGGATATTCCATGGATCGACGAGAGCGCCGCACTGCACTCCACGTTCGAGAAGATCGGGAATCGAACTGGCGAATTCGACAGCTTCGGTTACATCTTCAAGATCGAGAGCCTGATGAGCGGATGCGATCGTGCATTCGATCTCGGTTTCGATTCGAATTGAACTCGCAGGGATGGCATTGGCCTGTTGGCGGCTGGCCGGGGCATATCCCATCACAGCGTACAAGTGAGCCAACTCACGGTGCTGAACTTGCCGGGCTCCGTACCCAGCGAGTTTCATGTTCAGGTACTGCCGAACATGGCCGAAAGGTTGTTGGTGTTTGACCGCTTCCTGATGCAATCGTTTGGCTCGGCTTCCGGTCAGTTGCGTCAGAATTCGCGTGTAAAAGGCATCTCGACGTTCGGCAACGATCGGGAGAAGCGTCGTGAGCGACACTGTGGAATCATGCATTCCCGGTCCCGCTCCGCTGATGGAAGAAGCCATCAACATCGTTCCGCAGAGCGCAGCGGATGCATCGAAGAGACGTTCTTCCTGAGGGGATTTTTCGCCAGCTTCTTCAATCCAGTCGCAGAGCGAATCGAGAATGATCTGTCGGATGACGAACCGTCGATAGAAACCTTTCGAATCAATCTGGTGCGGGTCCCACTCCCCGAACATGTAGTTGGTGCGTTTGAAGATGGGATTCAAGTGATCGTAAGCACGTAAGTCGCACGCCAACTCGTCCAGATGATCGAGGGAGAAAAACGACTCCTGCAAAAGATCTTGCGGAGCTTCTTCCAGAAACTGCATCGCCCGTTCGATCAGCGGAGCGTATCGACATTCTGCAGCTCCAGCTCCCGGAATGAACAGCGGAAGCGGTCGATGGCGTTCGTGGGCATACACGTCCATCTTGCGGCCATTCTCGAGCACGGCGACAGGACGGTAACCGACGAAGTCGTTGAGAGTGGCAATCGCCCCGTCGACGATTCGCCTTTCTTCATTCCACGGACCACCTTGTTGCAGGACAGCCTCGAAAATCTTTCCCAGGAAAAAGGGTTGGCAAAAGGTCTCAAGACTTTGATGGAAGAGCAGGTCGGAGTGATAGGTTTGATAGGCGGGAAGTGTGTTCCGGACAGCCAGTTCCAGGACAGCGTGAGCCTGTTTCGACTCTTCGAAGGCAGAATCCGTGGCAGCCATTTCAATGAGACCGGTATGCAGTGTCTGAAAGACGCTCTCAAGCGTCTCAGATGGACTGGTCTCCGAGGTCGAAATCTCCCGTTTCCAAAGCTGATTCAGTTGGTCCAGAAACTTTGGATCCGACGTCCCCCCTGAATAGTTGAGATATCCGAGGATGTGTTGCAGGCTGCTGAAGTCCTTTGAAGGTCCGAGGTTATCGGAATCGTCAGCTCGTTTCTTCCGTGGTGCCATTTGTACCCATCCTCCACCAATTGAATGGAGGTCACTCTTAAGTTCGAAAATCGTGATCGTAGCATATTTCAGCCCTGCATCGAGACCGTTTCACAGTCGGATTCGGGAGCCAGTCACCATTCTATTGTGACGCAGTCGCGACTTGGGTGAAAGCCACCGTGAAAGAGAAATCCCGCTGGCTGGAAGTCACATCCACAGAGGTTACGGCGTGCAGGCTGACTTCGAGGGAATGACTCCGCCAACTGGGAGCCAAATTTCTGTGAATGCGCTCTGCGGATCGATGATCGTTTCGTGAACTGGTACAATTCCGGGTAATTCGCAAGACATCGAAGCGACTTGAGACATTGACGGCCAAGACCTGACTGCTCAGGAAGACTTCGTGATTCAAGGAAAGTTGCCGGATGCCAATTCTCGACGCCCGTTCGTTTCCATCTCTCTCTTTCCCGCTTTGCAGTCGGACTGCCGGTCTCTTGTTGGCGATCGTTTTCTCGCTTTGCTTCTCCAGCGGCAATCTGCAGTCAGCACCTCCACGAAAACGAGCCAACGAAACGGTGACAGCTCTCGAGGAGGTCGCTTGGACGAATGCAAAACAGATTTGGGAATGGGCCGAGCCCGGTTACCAGGAAGTCAATTCCTCGGAACTCCTTTCCTCTTGGCTCGCTTCTGAAGGGTTCGAGATCGAACGTGGAGTCGCGGGGATTCCGACGGCATTCACAGCCACCGTCGGTGAAGGATCGCCGGTCATTGCGATCTTGGGCGAGTTCGACGCACTTCCGGGTCTGGCACAGAAATCAGTTCCCTACAAAGAGACTCCTGAAGGAAAAGACTACGGTCACGGCTGCGGTCATCATCTTTTCGGTGTGGCATCTGCAACGGCTGCGATTGCCGTTGGTCGGGAGATTCTTAACCGAAACATTGAGGGAACGGTTCGTTACTACGGATGTCCAGCTGAGGAAGGTGGCAGCGCGAAGGTGTTTCTGGTCCGTGAAGGGCTCTTTGATGATGTCGACGTCGCTTTGCATTGGCATCCCAGCAGTATCAACGCAGCTGGTGACCGATCGTCTCTTGCCAGAATCGCGGTGAAATTCCGCTTCCATGGGATCAGTGCTCATGCCGCAGCTGCACCAGAGCAGGCACGATCGGCACTCGATGCGGTCGAGCTGACGAATATCGCCACGCAGATGCTCAGAGAACATGTTCCCGAAGAGACAAGAATTCATCATGTCATCACTTCCGGAGGCAGCGCACCCAACGTCGTTCCGGACTTTGCAGAAGTTTACTACTACGTCCGTCATCCCGATGCTTCTACGCTCTCTGAGATTTACGAGCGTGTTGTCAAGTGCGCTCAAGCAGGTGCACTCGCAACAGAGACTGAACTTGAAGTGGTCAACGAAGGCGGGATTCTCGACATTCTCCCCAACAACACTCTCGCCGAAATCACATTGGAGAATCTGAAGCAACTCAACGATCTTGAGTACACAAGCGAGGATGTCACGTTCGCGTTAAAGCTTCAGTCCACGCTTTCCAATCCCAAACCATTGATGTCTGTTCGTGAAGTCATCAATCGCAGCGGTGAGACAAGCAGCGGATCGACGGACGTCGGCGACGTTTCCTGGGTTGTGCCGACGACGGGATTCAATACCGCGTGCTGGGTGCCAGGCACTCCCGGTCATTCGTGGCAGGCGGTCGCATGCGGAGGTCGGGAAATGGCCCGCTCCGGGATGACGCTCGCAAGTCGAGTGTTGACAGCGACCGCCATCGACTTGTTCAACCAGCCCGAATTGATCAAATCTGCCAAGATGGAATTCGAACGGCGACGTGGTAAGAACGGCTATCGCTCATTGATCCCGCCCGATCAGGGACCTCCGCTCGACTATCGAAAGCCGACGACGAACAGCTCCCGCGATTGACCGACTCCTCAAAGCTACACTCATAGAGTTGAGTTCACTCTGCCCCTTCGAGCAGTTCCGCAATGTTGCGCGAACAGTCTCTCGATTCGCATGACAGATAAAGCGACAGCAGGTCGCGAAGTGTGGCGGATCGCGTCACGAAAAGCGGAATCCAGATGTCTCGGGAGTTCCCTTTTGCACGCACTTTCAAGTACCGCAATCCAGCAGTCGTGACGATCTCGCAGTCCGAAACCGCGTCCCAGGACGTGCGCTGCGGACGGCACCAGAAGTCGTAGCAGGCGATGCCGTCACGGCTCACCTGAAATGGAAAACGGTACTTCAGGAGAAGAATGGCACTCGTACACAACACCGTGACGAGCAGCGGAAGCACGAATGCGAGCAGCTGAAAGTTTGCCTCGCCGTTCAGCACAAAGACACATTCGGTCGTGAGAAGTGCCACAACGAAGACGAGCAGGAAGGGCTGGCTGAAGGAGATCCGGAAGTCTTCGCGTCGAAATGAGACACGCACAATGTCATCTGCCAACTTCATCGGACTTCCTTATTTGATGCCACTTCGCTTCGTGGAGCGAGAAGTGTTAAGTTTTGAGGAATAAAACGTCAATCCTTGAATAACTGTGCAAAATTACCAAGCCAATCCAATTATCGAAACTCGAAACAGGCTTCGATGACAATTCTACGACGAATTCTCCACATTCCGTTGGGTTTTCTTTGTTTCTTAATAATCGAATTAGGCAGTTTCCCAGTAGATGGCAACTTTCCGCCGCAAGCATGTTCACGAACGTTCATCCCCAGTTGAGTTGCGCTAAAAAGCTGTCTGGCGTGGATTTTGAAGGTTCACAAAAGCAATTTCGACATGGCCTTCACCAATCCGCAAAGCGAATCTGGTCGAAAACCATGTCGAAAACGGTGAACAGCAAAGAGTTCTTTGCGCTCAAGCATATTTTGAATTAGCGTGCGCGATCTCGCACGAGCAAGCACAGCTTTTTATCTTGTGAAACGGCGCATGCGAGTGCACAGGATAGAGCAACTTGCTCTAGCTTCCGGTCAGGACTGACAAGTCAGCGAAGTAAGCGTAAACCGCTGCGACGAAGAGAATCAACGCGATCCCCACCGGCTTGGCGAGTGGCCAAGGGGTCAGGTCCACGTCTCCTGAATACTGTTGCTCCCACGGTGTCTCACGCGGCTTGAGAGCTCCAATCACAAGCATCAATGCGACCGAACCGGCAAAGACGAGGCCGAGGAAGTGGAACGTGTGAAGAGATTCGACGAACGCGTCGCCCTGAGGAGTGAAGTACCCAAGGCAAATGGCGATGAAGCTCGCGATGAGCGTCACTTTCGCAGCCAGTGCAGGAACCTTCTTCGACAACATTCCGACCAGCATCACAGAGAAGATCGGGATGAAGTACAAACCGTTCATCTTCTGGAGGTAACCGAAAATGCTGTCCTGACCGAGTAGTAGCGGCGCCACCAGCATCGTCACTACCGCGATGATTGTTCCGAAGATTTTTCCGGATCGAATGACCTCGGTCTCACTGGCATTCGGTCGAAGCATTCCCTGATAGACGCCCAAGCTGAAGAGGGTAGCAGTACTGTTCAGGGCGGAGTTGAACGAGCTGAGAATCGCTCCAATCACAGCTGCCGCGAAGAAGCCAACGAGGTAATCCGGCAGGACGTCCTGAACGAGTCTCCCATAGCTCTTGTCAGCATTTCGAGGCGGAATCACGCGAGCGAGTTGAGTTTCAGAGAGTTCGTCGAGATAGACATGTTCTCCATTTTCGTCTTCAACAATGACGACGCCGACCGGGAGGAGTTTTTCGATCGCCAACTCTTCGCCGACGGAATCATTCACCGTCCGTTCTGCGAACGCCAGGATCTCTTCGTCTGTTTCGACTTTCAGAAGCTCGCGAGCTTCGCTTCCATGAAGGATTCTCTTCCCAGACTTTGAATTGACGACGACTGCGGGAGCATCGGTCGTTTTGTCTTTCACAGCATAGGCGCCGTTGTCGGTCTCGACGCGTCCGTATTGATGGAAAGCGACCAGCCCTGGCAACACTAGGATCATCGGGGCGAGAACTTTCAAAGACCCGGCAAGCAGAACACCTTTCTGTCCCTCTGCCAGATTCTTGGCACCGAACGTTCGCTGGATGATCTGCTGATTCGTAGTCCAGTAGAACAGGTTCAGCAGGAGAACACCGGTAAACAGGGTGAAGAACGGAACAGATTGATCGGGGGCTCCGATCGAATTGAACTTCTCAGGAGCTGCCTCTCGAAGTGTTTGCAGACCAGCGATTGGTCCTTCGGGATTCACAGCTGTCAGGCCGAAGTAGGCAATCAACAGTCCACCGACAAGAAGGCCGAATCCGTTGAGCGTATCGGAAACAGCAACGGTTCGAAGTCCTCCCCAAATTGCGTAAATGGAGCCAATGGTCCCAATCAGCCAGACCGTCAAAGCGATTAGCGTGAACTCATCCTGAATGCCCGTCAGTGCTCCGAGCTGCAGCATTCCGGTAACTCCCCGAGCCCCGGTATAGAGAATAATGGGGAGCAGAATTCCTGCATAAGCAACAAGGAAAATGAGCGTCGTAATGTTACGAGTTACATGATCGAAGCGATTTTCGAGGAACTGTGGAACGGTCGCGATCCCGCTCTTCAAGTACCGTGGAAGGTAAAACAGGGCGAGAATCACCAGAGAGACAGCTGCGACGACTTCCCAGGCCATCACACAGATTCCGTCGCGGTAAGCGTCGCCGTTCAATCCGACAAGCTGTTCGGTCGACAGATTGGTCAACAGGAGTGAGCCGGCAATGAATCCGCCGGTCAGGCTTCTTCCAGCCAGAAAGTATCCTGCGGAACTGTCGTGGTTGTCATGACGGGTCAAACGCCAGGTGATGAAACCCACCAGCGCAGTGAAAAATACAAACGACAACAATGTCAGCATGCCGACCCTTTCATCAGGCTTGACCGATTCGTGAATGAACTGCCCGTTTTAGTGGACGCATCACGTTTCGCCACTCAAAAACCGAAGAAGTGACGGAATATCTCAGTCAAACTGCTAAGGAACAACAACTGACATTGACTTTCAGCGCGGTGAATCACGCGGCTGGCGAGCTTGTGACAGTAACGAAGTACCTCGAAACGCGAGCTTACTACGATACGAAAATGGTCACTCGAACCCGTATTTGAGGTTCTCCATCTTCTTTCTCAGCCGTGCTTCGAACGCATCTCCACGATCTTCGAATGGCCGGTTCTTGAGATACCACTCGCCCCACGTCAGCACCAGATTTTTGTGCCACTGTGCGATCGCAGCCGCTTTCTGATCATCCGATGCAGAAGGAGAAAGCCCATCGAGTGGATCTTCCGGGAACCCAAATCCGGTGGGACGCCGGGAAATCCAACAGAGAGCATTTCGAGCCTCAATCATGACTCCTAAATCAGAGTCGCTCAAACGATCAATGAGGTATTGAGTTAGGTTCATATTCCCGGTCCGACCGAGTGCCCAGACCACCGTTTGTCGGATTTGTGGATCGGGATGATCGACCAGTTTGACAAGTTGATCAACTTGTCCGATCAAATCCTCACGATTCCCGATCTGAACCTGTTCAATGATCTGCTCCTGAACATCAAGCATGTCCAGATTGCCAGTGTTCGACAGTGAGGCGAGTAAAACGTCAAGAGGTTCTGTCGGCTTTTCTTTCTGCTGAATCGTTCGTCCATTGAAGTCGACAGAACTCAAATCGTCAGGAAGTCCTCGACCGCCGGCCAGCAGGCCGTCTCCAAACCCAGGCTCACTGACGCGTTTGAGGAGTTTGCCTGTGGAGCGTGTCAAAAAGAGGATTGCGAACGCAGTGTCGAGACCTTCGTCGAAGAAGCTCGACTCATTCCATGACCCGTCATCGAGTTGTTTGCCGATCAGATAATCCGCACACTCATCGAACCAGGCATGACTACCCACATTCTCAACGTCAGCCAGAGCAGCCATACGTTCGAGCGTGTAGTAGTAATACGTTGCGTGTGGACTCTCTTTGTTCTCGACACGAAAACGCGTTCCGAGCCAACCGAAGGCGTTTTTGACCGTTTCGACTGAAGCACTTGAGATGCGAACAGACTCGCTCCGCGTTTCTTCGTTATCGAGATCGACCTGTTGCAGAATGCCGAATTTGGGACCAGTTGGCTCAGTGTCTTCTTCACGTTTTTTCGGCCGACGATCCTTCAGCGGGAGAAATTCCGGATCGATGTGCAGCATGGCAATGTGAATGTTCGCCACGGCAGCTGCGGTCATGTTGAGTGTGGACGCATCTTTGAAGTGACCGGTTGTTGTGCCCGGGCAGTATGCGAATCCGCTGTCTTTGTTTTTGAATCTCACATGCCAGGCAAGGACTTTTTCCCAGACCTTGTCGTCGATCTCAATCTCAGCCCGTTCCGCTGCCCACAGGGCGAGGCAAGCATACTGAATGACGCTGGTGTCCCCGTTGTATTTGGCATCACTTCGTCCCGTTGGATAGTCCCATCCCCCATTTTCCTTCTGCTGACCGACAATATAGTCAGCGATCATCTTCAACTGCGGCTTGTACTTTTCCGTCGAAATGTCCGCGAGAAGAGTTGCTTCGACACCTGCTTCGTAGATGTGTTCGCTGGCCGGGCGGTACTTCCCGTCTTTGAATCGCTCAAGAATTTCGTTAACCGTCCCTCCCACGATTCCGGAATCGGGAGAAGCTCCAGCTTTGTAAAGGGCGAGAGCGGTGACAGTTCGCTTTCCGCCGGATGTTTTATCGAAGACTCCCTGAAGGTATCCCGAACCTTGAGCAATCGCTTTCTTCACAGCAGCCGGATCGGCAGCGAGAAGATTCGACGAAAACAGGCCGATGACGATGAGCGACACGATCAATTTCATGAGGCAAATGTCTGCAATACTGGGAAGTGAAATGAGTTAGAAGAGAGTCCCAATTATAGCAGACGAGAAATCTGCATGTCATGAGTCTTCGCAAGGAAATCCATTCTGACTGATCGACTTCTTCGGATTTGTTGTCTTTTTCGGTCACGAATCTCGATTCCGGATCAGCGTGACTTCGCATCATCCAGTAGTTTGCGGAAGATTCCAATCAGTTTTGGGAGTGCGGACTGCACAGAAAAATTCAATTCAACGCGTTTTCTGGCAGCCTCTCCAATACGAGCCCGCAGTTGGACATCCGTCAGCAATTTCAACAATGTATCCGCCCATTCCGGTTCGGTTGTGGCGAGAAACCCGTTTTCACCGTGTTGTATGATTTCCTGATTCACGCCCACCGGTGAGGCGATCGAAGCACGTCCGGCAGCCATGTACTGCAGCAGCTTGAAGCCACATTTGTAGCGAGCCCACTCCTCATCCGGCAGGGGCATGATTCCAATCGAGAAACCAGCAATTTCCCGAGTTGCCGTGTCCGAATCCCAAGGGCGAAACTCACTGAAGGGAGCAGACTTCTTGAGTTCGGCGACGGAGCTTTCTTTTCCAGTGACGATGCGAAGACGGAACGGGATGCGTTCGTGGGCACGGCACAGAGCTGGAAGAATCTGCTGAAGGTAAGCGACATTCGAGTCTGTTCCGATCCACCCCACAATTGGAATGTCATCGGTTGGAGCTGCGGCGTCGAGCGGGTAAAGTTCCGTGTCGACGACTGTCGGGAACAATTGAACGGCCGACGAATACTGCTGTGCGTACTCGACGAGGTTGGGATTGCCTGCGAGGACAACATCACTTTCACGGCACAGCCAGGCAAACTTCTCGGGATACCTGAGGAAAATAGCATCGTCGACGTCCAGCACCATCTGCTTCGCGATGTGACGAAACTGCTGCTCGAGATCGAACGTTGGATTGTCGAAGAGTTCACGCTCGATGACCACGATATCGGGTCGAAAGAGTTTCGCACGCTGTAAGTGTGACCAAATGCTCAGCCGTTTCATTTTCTGGCTGAGTCGCCATCCGAGCAGGTCGCTGGAGTCATATTTCCCAGGATATCCTGACGCCACAACACATCGAAAGCCAGCTTTTCTCAGGCCGGGGATGAACGGGAGAATTCGATATTCCGTCGAGGGAACGTTCCGTCCAGAAACGAGAAAAAGAAGTCGCGGTTGACGCACTGGGAAATCTCTTCGGTGACTCTCGACGGGAAAGAGGGAACAACGACTCTCAGTAAACTGAGAACTCCGAGACTGTAAGAAACAACAGTTCGAATTGGCACCAACTCAAGTGCTCTTTCATGGGCGGAAGTGTTCAAACTCGCTGCGAGAATTCCCAGAATTCGAGACGACTGCGATAGACTTTCGTGGAGTTTTCAGTCAAAACCAGCGTCGTTCGTTGAAATTCGGTCGACCGTTTCTCTACCGGAAAGTTGACGGCACTTCGTGAGCAGTCTCTTTCCCGAACCACTCATCCTTGACCGTTGCACTGACCGTTGCACTGACCGTTGCACTGACCGTTGCACTGACCGTTGCACTGACCGTTGCACTGACCGTTGCACTGACCGTTGCACTGACCGTTGCACTGACCGTTGCACTGACCGTTGCACTGACCATTCGAGGACTGAATCGAAAGTTCTTCCATGTCTGAATCCAACCGGAATTCCATCGATTCGATCGAAGATTCTGGTTCAGAAAATCGCAGCCATCCCCGATTCTCCTCGACGTTCCTGATCATCTTTCTCGGGACGATCGTTCAGATCCTGTTGCAATTTGTGTTGCAGATTTTGTTGGCGAAATTCTTCGGGACAAGGATTGAGTTCGAGGCCTACACTGTCGCTTTGACGATTCCGATCGCTGTCAGTGCAGTCATTGCTGGCACGATCAGTGCTCCTCTCATGACCTTCATGAATCGAATCAGCGATCCGAAAGACCGTCGGGACTTCGCCGGGACAGTATTGGTTGTAATTGGAATTGTGTGTCTCGGCCTCGCCCTGATCGGGGTGGCTGTTCGATCCCCACTGATGCAGTGGTATTTGCAAGGAGACCAATCGGAGCTGAAAGAGCTTTCCGCGAGGCTCTTTGCAATTCTCGTCTGGCTGATTCCTGCAAACACTGCGATCGGGCTCTTCCAGGCTGTGCTTCAGCAATCGCTTGAGTTTCGAATTCCTGCCATCGCTGGAGGATTGGGGCCGCTGGTGACCGTTCTCGTGGTGGCGATCTTCGCTCCGAATTCCGGAATCGAAGCTGTCGCTTATGGCACTTTGGCGGGGGCAGTCTGCAACTTGTTGATTCAACTGCGAACTTTGTCGCATCGCGTTCACTGGATCATCGCAAAGAACCAGATGGCTCTGTTCACTTCACTGATCTGGGCAGGCGTTCCAATCCTGATTGGAACGCTCGTGCTGAAGGCGGATTCGGTTGTTGATCCCGCATTGGCAGCAGCGATGGAACCGGGATCAATCGGTCATCTGCGGTATGCGACGCAGTTAATGACGATCTTTGTCGTGCTTGGATCGGGAACTCTTTCAACCCTCGTTTTTCCAAAGCTCGCCATCAGTGCTGCGTCAGATCGTCCGTTGTTTCTCCGAGATGCTGCGATGGCGCTGCGTACGCTCGTACAACTGCTGGTGCCAAGCCTCGTGGTCATTTTTCTGTTTGCCCCTTCTCTGATCGCTGATCTTTACGAGCGAGGAGAATTTCAGCCGTCCGATACATTGGAAGTGACTTCGCTGATGAAGGTACTCAGCGGGTTCCTAATTGGTGCAGGTCTGTGCGAGATTGCCGGAAAAGTTCTCGTCAGCGATCACGATACCTGGACGCCCAACATCGTCGGGAGCATCGGCGTCGGTTTGGGGATTACCGCGAAACTGACGACTGACATCGCTCAAGATGTCGCTTCACTGGCGATGATTACGTCAGTCGTTTTCCTGAGTTGCGGGCTGATCCTGTGGGCGATTCTGGCTTTCCGATACGGAATGCAAATCGTACGCGGGGCTGCTTCAGGGGCTCTCGTTGCTGCTGTGGCAGCGATTGCTGCCAGTGTGATCGGTGGGGCACTCAACGCAATCGAATTCCCGTTTTCATCTGTCGTCGGTTTGTTCGCGGGAGCGGCTGCTTACTTCGCCGTCCTACTGGCCATCGATCCGCACTTGCGACGACTGGTGATGGAGCCGCGCTCCACCAGTCGACAGAGTGAAACGACCGACCGTCACGAATCATGATCAGTCGTTGGAAAGAGCTTCGTTGAGCGGAGCTAGAATTGGTTTTCTTGCAGGCGGATGGTAAATCAACTGCTGCTCGAGGAATCGACTCTCAGCTTCCGCGTTCAGGTCATGGCTGACCCGCTTGACCGGCGGAGGCAATGGGGCATCGAACTCAGCTTCAGGAGAGTACTCATTCGCTTCCTGGAGTTTTTCCGGCGAAGGAGTTCCTTCTTCTTCCTGAATCACTTCCTGAGGTTCGCTGATGGAAGGAGATTGAATCGGTTGGTGTGTTCCTCCGGAAACGCAGGGAGCACAAGACTCGTGGGCACATGCCTGCAGGCACGGAGTATCACATTGAGTCCGAAAACAGTGCAAGTTTCCGCAGCCCGCCCCAATGAGTGCGCCCGCTCCGACCACGAGCAGTCCGACACGTTTCATAATTCTCTCCGTAGATTGATGCCTGTGTTCCGTGGCATATGAGTTAGTGGATCAATCGGATTTGTTCGCGAAACTCCCAATGTGAAAGTTGGTCGGATTTCAATCTTTCATCGGGTCAACGCAGGTCATTCAGGCAATTCCAAGGTTGCCAGTTATGTCGCTCAGGAGAAAATTGACAGTCAGGGAAGCTCCCGTTTTGCGAGTGATAATTGGTCTTTCCGAAAATCGGCGATTCCGGTAAAAAAGACTCAAGAAACTCCCTTCCCCAACCGCTCCGCCGGTCTCGCAGCATCCGCTGCTTCCCCAATTCCACTTCCAACTTTTCACACCCCAGGTCTCACAAATGCCGCGTCGCTCGCCATCCCGGCGAACCGTGCACATCCCGGTGATGTTGCGGGAAGTCCTTGCGCAACTTGAGTTGCGAGACGGGCTTGTCGTCGTCGACGGCAC encodes the following:
- a CDS encoding lipid II flippase MurJ, which codes for MSESNRNSIDSIEDSGSENRSHPRFSSTFLIIFLGTIVQILLQFVLQILLAKFFGTRIEFEAYTVALTIPIAVSAVIAGTISAPLMTFMNRISDPKDRRDFAGTVLVVIGIVCLGLALIGVAVRSPLMQWYLQGDQSELKELSARLFAILVWLIPANTAIGLFQAVLQQSLEFRIPAIAGGLGPLVTVLVVAIFAPNSGIEAVAYGTLAGAVCNLLIQLRTLSHRVHWIIAKNQMALFTSLIWAGVPILIGTLVLKADSVVDPALAAAMEPGSIGHLRYATQLMTIFVVLGSGTLSTLVFPKLAISAASDRPLFLRDAAMALRTLVQLLVPSLVVIFLFAPSLIADLYERGEFQPSDTLEVTSLMKVLSGFLIGAGLCEIAGKVLVSDHDTWTPNIVGSIGVGLGITAKLTTDIAQDVASLAMITSVVFLSCGLILWAILAFRYGMQIVRGAASGALVAAVAAIAASVIGGALNAIEFPFSSVVGLFAGAAAYFAVLLAIDPHLRRLVMEPRSTSRQSETTDRHES